From a single Kitasatospora sp. NBC_00458 genomic region:
- a CDS encoding class I SAM-dependent methyltransferase: MSDEANHGRVRASYDAVAEEYRERLGGELAHKPVDRALLAAVAEEAAGGTVADLGCGPGHVAGWLAGQGVTAVGVDLSPAMVTVARRDHPGVEFRVGDLLRLPASDGEFAAGVALYSVIHLEADELRPAFEEMRRVLRPSGVLLVAFHLGSEVRRLDEWWGHPVDVDFHFLDPEAVAGLLHEAGFTVTARLERGPYPQEAETRRGYLLARRD, from the coding sequence ATGTCGGACGAGGCGAACCACGGTCGGGTGCGGGCGAGTTACGACGCCGTCGCGGAGGAGTACCGGGAGCGGCTCGGGGGCGAGCTCGCCCACAAGCCGGTAGACCGGGCCCTGCTCGCGGCGGTGGCCGAGGAGGCCGCCGGCGGCACGGTGGCGGACCTGGGGTGCGGCCCCGGGCACGTGGCCGGGTGGCTGGCCGGGCAGGGGGTGACGGCGGTGGGGGTGGACCTCTCGCCGGCCATGGTGACGGTCGCGCGGCGGGACCACCCGGGGGTGGAGTTCAGGGTCGGCGACCTGCTGCGGCTTCCCGCGTCCGACGGGGAGTTCGCCGCCGGGGTGGCGCTCTACTCCGTGATCCACCTGGAGGCGGACGAGCTGCGGCCCGCCTTCGAGGAGATGCGGCGGGTGCTGCGGCCGTCCGGGGTGCTGCTGGTCGCGTTCCACCTGGGCAGCGAGGTGCGGCGGCTGGACGAGTGGTGGGGACACCCGGTCGACGTGGACTTCCACTTCCTGGATCCCGAGGCGGTCGCCGGGCTGCTGCACGAGGCCGGGTTCACGGTGACGGCCCGGCTGGAGCGCGGCCCCTACCCGCAGGAGGCGGAGACCCGCCGCGGCTACCTGCTGGCCCGCCGGGACTGA